Genomic window (Culex pipiens pallens isolate TS chromosome 3, TS_CPP_V2, whole genome shotgun sequence):
GAAAAGTCCGGCTGCTGGGACAGACTGAAGCCGGGCTGGGACATGTTTTGGGACATGCCCTGGGTGAGCGAACCGGCGCCGATGGCGTTGTTCTGGCTGGACGGAGGTCCGATTGGGCGCGGCTTCGGCTTGCTGCCGATCGGTCCGGGTTTGACGCGGCGAGCTTGCTTGGCCGCTTGGACGGCCTGTTGCTGCTGGTAGAAACGCGGCGGAACGTTCGACAAGTTCATAAACATTCCCACCGGAACCGGCATGTTGTTCATGGCGGCTTGGGCGCGTTCCTGCGAAATGTAGCTGATGGGATCGTGCGTTCGGGCAAACATGTCCAGCGATGCGTTGCGCGGTCCGTTCACCATGCTTCCGATTGGGCCCGGATTGCCAAACGAACTCCCTCCGAATCCGGAACCGTGCCCACGCTCAAAGTAGCCGGTCTCCTTGGCATCGACCATGACGGTGTTCATAAAGTGCGAGCCCGGATTCAGCGTGTTTACGATCTTCTTCGGCTTGGTAAACTGAATCATCGACTCCTTCAGATTGTTCAGCGAACCCTCGACCAGCACTTTTTTGTCCTTGTAAAAGTTTAGCAAATGGTTCCACAGCTGCTGCTTCGAAAGTACCTTCGGATTACCCACGATGATGATTCCGTACTTGGCACGGGTGAGCGCCACGTTCAACCGCCGAGGGTCGTTCAAAAATCCGATGCCCTGATGTTCGTTCGAGCGCACGCACGACATGATGATAATGTCCTTCTCGCGACCCTGGAAAGCATCCACGCTAGCAATCTCAATCTCCTGGTACAGCTTCGAGTGCAGCGAACCCTGGTACTGCATGTACTGCACCAAATAAGCCCGCTGGCCCTCGTACGGCGTAATGATGCCAATCTGCTCCGGCTTAACCCCAGCCTTCAAGAACCTCGTCGTGATCTTCTCCACGTTCGACGCTTCGGTACGATTCAAGTAGGACGTTCCCGACCCGGCAATTTCCTCCTGCCCTTGGGTCACCAAGAAAAACATCGGCGTATCCGGTGACGGCCACGGAAAGTCTACCTTCAGCTTGCGCTCCTCAGCACACACCCCGTTCTGCAGACTGCCTTCGTAGAAAAAGTTCGACGGAAACTGCGACAACTCCGGGTGCATACGATACTGAACCTCCAGCCGGAACGGACGAATCCCAAGCACCACCAACCGCTCGAACAAACTCTGCGACAATCCAGCCTTGGCCGCCTTCTTGCACATCACGACCGGTCCCAGCTGGCAGTGGTCTCCAACCAGAATCAACTGCTTCGCTCCCAGCACCACCGGAACCATGCACTCCGGCTCCGTAGACTGCATCGACTCGTCAATCAAAATCGAGCTGAACTTGATGCGCTGAAGCCGCGGATCCCCCGCACCAACACACGTGCAGCAAATCACGTCCGCCGCCTCCAGCAACTCCCGCTCCGCTTGCTTCTTCAACATCCGATAGCGCTTCTCGTCCGACGAACTCAACTCCCCAGTTTCATCCTTCAGCTGCTGCAGCTTCTTCAGATCGCTGTTCTGCTCCATGTTACGGATCTGGTTGTGCAGCGCCAAAAAGCTCACCGGCGAATCGATCGCCTCCCGAGACTTGGCACAAACTCGCACCACCTTCAGGTTCGTCCGGTGAATCTTCTCCGTCAGCTGATCAACCGCAGTGTTACTCGGGGCGCACACCAGAATCGGCCCCCCATTCAACCGCACCAGCTGGTACACGATCGTTGCGGACGTAACCGTCTTGCCCGTTCCCGGCGGACCCTGGATCAAGCTCAGCGGACGCTGCAGCGCGTGCTTCACGGCGTAAACCTGCGAGCGATTCAAATCCGGCAAATTGGCCGCACTAAAGTGCTTCGGCAGATTATTAATCCGGAACGTCACATCGTCTGACCCGTCCTGTCTGCCATGTCCCAGCAGCCGCGAGTAGATGTAGTTCGACACGCTGTTGTCGTCCACCGCAAACTTGCGCAGCGCCATCTGCATCCGATCAAACGACGTCCCCTTCCAAATAAAATCCACCGCAAAGTTCGAACTGCACTCGACCGGCGCCTGATGGTTGTGCTTCAACTCCAACCCCACATCCTCCCCGTAATTGTCCGGCACCTTAATCACGTGCCCCACGCAACTCCACGGCTTGTGCAGCTCCCCGTTATACCGCAGCCGCAACTCGTCCCCGTGCATCAGCTTCATATCGCCATCGTTCTTCGCCAGCGTAAAGTAAGCAATCGTCTTCTTGTTCAACCCCGTGTCCCACCGGATCTCGATGTTCTCCTGCGTCTGGCTCTCCTTCAAACGCTTGTCGTAGTCCGCCTCCAGCTTGACCAGCGGCCCAAAAATGTTCTGGTACTGGTACCCGTCCACGTACCGGAACTGCACCGGCGAGTGCTCCTTGTCGATGCCGGGCTTCTCCAGGTCCTGGAAGGTCGCGTCCACGTTCTCCTTCCACAGCTCCTCCAGCTTGTTGATCTGGGCGGCCGAAACCTGGCGCGCACGCAGCTGCTCCTGCTCGGTCGGCACCTTGACCAGCCAGAACAAGAAGCACCGGTCGGCGATCAGCGGCTTCCACTGCTCCTGGTCCCAGTTCATGTCCTTGATGGAGTTTTGCGCGGCGCACGGTTGTCTGTaaaatggtgaaaaaaaaacatttgtttttaacATGATGTGACTTAGGTATGGACTCTTTTCATCTAAAAAACGACATTCGAAGATATGAGTTAAATAAATGCAGTGGTAAAGCGCGGTCGACGACCGgcattatatataaaaataaaatgtttttatccCTGATTAAGTAATATTGGCATGGCAGCAGAAGAACCAGTTCAATTTGTGTGTGAATTGTGTCGCACGGTCGATGGCCAACATGGCTCGATCGCGAGCAGCGTAGCCACGCGGTTATTGTGCATGTTTAATTGTGATTTCGAGGGtccattttgtgaattttcccgGAATCATCGCGGTTGAtcctcatgtttttttttgggttttttttttattttgttctctTTTAATTTTCGATAGAACTGAGACGAATATTGTTAAGACAAGCAGGTCGTATTGCTTGATTCAATCCTCCCTACACCATCACTGAtgggaaggcacgtcgacgaagaatttctggagaatcgcggtcgaattaattatacatttaaatatttatatagctatctttccgcagccggctgcctcaactgataaacaaaatgctcatggtcagtggtcacatcactgcccgTATCGGGCTAACAttaactaacattcccatccacttcccagTGACCCTACCACCGGTCGTAGCCGGCGctggtattgatcagcatgggTCCTTTGAAAAGTTGCGAAACCAGGAAAGATATATTTGCCGAAGATTGCCAAGAGATTCAGTTGCTCTGGAGAATATAACAGAAATTTAAACATCACCCCTCAAATCTAGAACGTATTCTTTTTTATAGGCTGGTACGGAGCTAGGACGGAATACAAAACTTCGGACAGTGGCGTTTGTATTCGATATACGAATATTGAATATGAAAAATTGCtgataagggagcgttcttttattacgtaaagcagaaaattaaatttttgggcCCCCTTCCCTTTTCtcgtaaaaaaaatgtccaaactaatttttaaaaacaaaattatacaggctgacgtttctgcaaacacatACAGGCAAACTGCAAAACTgtcaagtttttttgtttgtttgtcatagttgAATACGtcctttgaaaataaaaataaaatcaaaattttgtcaaattcaaaatgtccaaagattaaaaaattaagtaatgACAAAAAATTAGAGAAAtacacagaataaaaaaaacaggaattttaagttcaaaaatatcaaaatttggaaataaaaaaatacagtccagaaatCGTCCGCTAATCGagtcatttttttctttatccTTTTTTTGATTATCAAGCTTAAAAATAACTCCATAAATACCTCGTTAAGTGATTTAAATGAGCCAAAAATTGAGGCGAAAAAATATTGAGATAATGCATTTGATGGTAATTTTTAAGACAATcacaaagtcccatacaaaccttattcataagtccaaaatgttcaattattcatataattcCAAATATtaatttgcggataactacctaacttgaattgaatacaagatttaaagtaacctatccgaaagctagtCTGATCCCAAATCCccgaaatttaaattaaaagccGAAAATTCTGGTACGTTTCTTTTGAAACCCGTCTGGCTtcctttaaaaacaaaaaaaatggattaaCAATTCATATTTAACAAGccatgaattgaaaaagaggcgacaatttgattgccagaattccagtagatcctcgattcgcaacaatggtcgatacaatcataatccgacaaccgttagttcaacagatcaacgaatttagtccgatatcatttcactattgattgatcgagactttatggaaattttgacaaatcagaatggtttttaatgCTACTTgtatgaaaatcaccgattctgatagaatcaCTAAATTCACTATTACTAATTTTGTCTCTAAATAACTGAATGCAAagcatatgagcagttctctaggatttccgtcattcgattttttttgtattttctaatccgactgaaacttttttggtgccttcggtatgcctaaagaagccattttgcatcattagtttgtccatataattttccatacaaatttcgcagctgtccatacaaaaatgatgtatgaaaattcaaaaatctgtatcttttgaaggattttttgatcgatttggtgtcttcggcaaagttgtaggtatggatacggactacactggaaaaaaatgatacacggtaaaaaaaattggttatttttttatttaactttttatcactaaaacttgatttgcaaaaaaacactatttttattttttttattttttgatatgttttagaggacataaaatgccaacttttcagaaatttccaggttgtgcaaaaaatcattgaccgagttataaattttttaatcaatacttattttttcaaaaaattgaaatattggtcgcaaaattttttcaacttcatttttcaatgtaaaatcaaatttgcaatcaaaaagtactttagtgaaattttgataaagtgcaccgttttcaagttaaatccatatttaggtgacttttttgaaaatagtcgcagtttttcatttttttaaattagtgcacatgtttgcacacttttgaaaaaaatatttttgaaaagctgagaaaattctctatattttgcttcttcggactttgttgatacgacctttagttgctgagatattgaaatgcaaaggtttaaaaacaggaaaattgatgttttctaagtctcaccaaaacagcccaccattttttaatgtcgatatctcagcaactaatggttcgattttcaatgttaatatatgaaacatttgtgaaatttttcgatcttttcgaaaacattattttcaaaattttaaaatcaagactaacattttaaaagggtgtaatattgaatgtttggcccttttgaaatgttagtcttgatttgaaaattttgaaaataatgttttcaaaaagatcggaaaatttcacaaatgtttcatatattaacattgaaaatcggaccattagttgctgagctatcgacattaaaaaatggtgggctgttttggtgagacttagaaaacatcaattttcctgtttttagacCTTTGCatttcaatatctcagcaactaaaggtcgtatcaacaaagtccgaagaagcaaaatatagagaattttctcagcttttcaaaaatatttttttccaaaaatgagcaaacatgtgcactaatataaaaaaatgaaaaactgcgactattttcaaaaaagtcacctaaatatggatttaacttgaaaacggtgcactttatcaaaatttcagtgaagtactatttgattgcaaatttgattttacatcgaaaaatgaagttgaaaaaattttgcgatcaatatttcgattttttgaaaaaatcagtagtgattaaaaaattcataactcggtcaatgattttttgcacaacctggaaatttctgaaaagttggcattttatgtcctctaaaacatatcaaaaaataaaaaaaaattaaaaatagtgtttttttgcaaatcaagttttagtgataaaaagttaaataaaaaaatcaccaaattttttttatcgtgtatcatttttttccagtgtagtccgtatccatacctacaactttgccgaagacaccaaatcgttaaaaaaattccttcaaaagatacagatttttgaattttcatacatcatttttgtatggacagctgcgaaatttgtatgaaaaattatatggacaaactaatgatgccaaatgggttctttgggcataccgaaggcaccaaaaaagtttcagtcggattaaaaaatacaaaaattaaaattgaagaaaaaagaccgatttcgtggagaattggtcatataaagttgatatttatacatAGTTAAAaccctaaa
Coding sequences:
- the LOC120425863 gene encoding regulator of nonsense transcripts 1 homolog, coding for MSVDTYDGAVGSQTLTFLDTEENDLIGADTQGTDFDFRDFTIPSQSQTLASQLDHLGGGAGAVGTSGTGAIGGQLNGFGRRLGSEASKIAGITSAIGELQFEEDEDDGALGAQQQDLPPHACRYCGIHEPSTVVMCNICKKWFCNGRGSTSGSHIVNHLVRAKHREVTLHGDGPLGETVLECYSCGVRNVFVLGFIPAKADSVVVLLCRQPCAAQNSIKDMNWDQEQWKPLIADRCFLFWLVKVPTEQEQLRARQVSAAQINKLEELWKENVDATFQDLEKPGIDKEHSPVQFRYVDGYQYQNIFGPLVKLEADYDKRLKESQTQENIEIRWDTGLNKKTIAYFTLAKNDGDMKLMHGDELRLRYNGELHKPWSCVGHVIKVPDNYGEDVGLELKHNHQAPVECSSNFAVDFIWKGTSFDRMQMALRKFAVDDNSVSNYIYSRLLGHGRQDGSDDVTFRINNLPKHFSAANLPDLNRSQVYAVKHALQRPLSLIQGPPGTGKTVTSATIVYQLVRLNGGPILVCAPSNTAVDQLTEKIHRTNLKVVRVCAKSREAIDSPVSFLALHNQIRNMEQNSDLKKLQQLKDETGELSSSDEKRYRMLKKQAERELLEAADVICCTCVGAGDPRLQRIKFSSILIDESMQSTEPECMVPVVLGAKQLILVGDHCQLGPVVMCKKAAKAGLSQSLFERLVVLGIRPFRLEVQYRMHPELSQFPSNFFYEGSLQNGVCAEERKLKVDFPWPSPDTPMFFLVTQGQEEIAGSGTSYLNRTEASNVEKITTRFLKAGVKPEQIGIITPYEGQRAYLVQYMQYQGSLHSKLYQEIEIASVDAFQGREKDIIIMSCVRSNEHQGIGFLNDPRRLNVALTRAKYGIIIVGNPKVLSKQQLWNHLLNFYKDKKVLVEGSLNNLKESMIQFTKPKKIVNTLNPGSHFMNTVMVDAKETGYFERGHGSGFGGSSFGNPGPIGSMVNGPRNASLDMFARTHDPISYISQERAQAAMNNMPVPVGMFMNLSNVPPRFYQQQQAVQAAKQARRVKPGPIGSKPKPRPIGPPSSQNNAIGAGSLTQGMSQNMSQPGFSLSQQPDFSQDYLAEYQSQVDGLLSQDSTFGAGPSQSGVGSGADRLVFELPPNQFSQPY